From a region of the Fundulus heteroclitus isolate FHET01 unplaced genomic scaffold, MU-UCD_Fhet_4.1 scaffold_248, whole genome shotgun sequence genome:
- the LOC118559228 gene encoding NACHT, LRR and PYD domains-containing protein 14-like, translated as MTECEVVASALKSNPSLTDLEIDQIYNDAGTYDRRGAFGDSEMKRLCEILETPFCKVKTLILWSCSLSEISCDHLALALKSNPSHLIELDLRGNNLKDSGVKELCGFLQTPLCKLQTLRLWSCSLSKISCEYLASALKSNPSHLTELNLSYNNLKESDVQQLQDLVKSPDYKLESLLWRS; from the exons ATGACTGAATGTGAAGTTGTGGCctcagctctgaagtccaacccctccctgACTGACCTGGAAATAGATCAGATCTATAATGACGCAGGAACCTATGATAGAAGGGGAGCCTTTGGAGACTCTGAGATGAAGCGTCTCTGTGAGATCCTGGAGACTCCATTCTGTAAAGTAAAGACGCTGAT attgtggagctgcagtttgtcagagatcagctgtgatcATCTGGCATTggcgctgaagtccaacccgtcccatctgatagaactggacctgagaggAAACAACCTGAAAGACtctggagtgaaggagctctgtggtttcctccagactcccctctgcaaactacagacactgag attgtggagctgcagtttgtcaaagaTCAGCTGTGAATATCTGGCATCggcgctgaagtccaacccatcccatctgacagaactgaacCTGAGCTACAACAATCTGAAGgagtcagatgttcagcagctgcaggatcttgtaaagagtccagactacaaactggaatctct gttGTGGAGGTCCTGA